One Streptomyces sp. NBC_00102 DNA segment encodes these proteins:
- a CDS encoding S41 family peptidase has translation MQGPLYRYGPRGLRRGAALTLVFAGVLATGAATGSLPRDEPARADPRTRPAAAASSLAPVDRQELAAAAAGAAADGKSATQAAEELVSRSGDRWGAVYDEREYEEFEQALDGSYTGVGLSARRTADGRVRVARVEPGGPADLAGIRADDVLTSVDGDRTQGRPVAEIVARLRGDGTHEKAGSSVVLGLEREGHARTEFLHRARLTTEAVSVRRLGTRPTSTVLIKATAFTRGAGGEIRDAVRSAPGDAGILLDLRANSGGLVGEAVVAASAFLDGGLVATYDVHGEQRALYADPGGDTTRPLVVLVDGGTMSAAELLTGALQDRGRAVTVGSPTFGKGSVQMPSELPDGAVAELTVGQYRTPGGKGVEGRGITPDVVVGAGALDRAETVLSGLGGGS, from the coding sequence ATGCAGGGGCCCTTGTACCGGTACGGGCCCCGCGGCCTGCGCCGCGGGGCGGCCCTGACGTTGGTGTTCGCCGGAGTGCTCGCCACCGGTGCGGCCACCGGCTCCCTCCCGCGCGACGAGCCCGCCCGCGCCGACCCGCGGACCCGCCCGGCCGCCGCCGCGTCCTCCCTCGCCCCCGTCGACCGCCAGGAGTTGGCGGCGGCCGCCGCCGGAGCCGCCGCGGACGGGAAGTCCGCCACCCAGGCCGCCGAGGAGCTCGTCAGCCGCAGCGGCGACCGCTGGGGCGCGGTGTACGACGAGCGCGAGTACGAGGAGTTCGAGCAGGCGCTCGACGGCTCGTACACCGGGGTCGGCCTCTCCGCCCGCCGCACCGCCGACGGCCGGGTGCGGGTGGCCCGGGTCGAGCCCGGGGGGCCCGCCGACCTCGCGGGCATCCGCGCAGACGACGTACTCACCTCCGTGGACGGCGACCGGACCCAGGGCCGGCCCGTCGCGGAGATCGTGGCCCGGCTGCGCGGGGACGGTACGCACGAGAAGGCGGGTTCCTCCGTCGTCCTCGGCCTGGAGCGGGAGGGACACGCCCGGACGGAGTTCCTGCACCGGGCCAGGCTCACCACGGAGGCCGTCAGCGTGCGCCGGCTCGGCACCCGCCCCACTTCCACCGTGCTGATCAAGGCGACCGCCTTCACCCGGGGTGCGGGCGGCGAGATCCGCGACGCGGTACGGTCCGCGCCCGGCGACGCCGGAATCCTGCTGGACCTCCGCGCCAACAGCGGCGGGCTGGTCGGCGAGGCGGTCGTCGCCGCCTCCGCCTTCCTGGACGGCGGCCTGGTCGCCACCTACGACGTGCACGGGGAGCAGCGCGCCCTGTACGCGGATCCGGGCGGCGACACGACCCGCCCGCTCGTGGTGCTCGTCGACGGCGGCACGATGAGCGCGGCCGAGCTGCTGACCGGCGCGCTCCAGGACCGGGGCCGCGCGGTCACGGTCGGTTCGCCCACCTTCGGCAAGGGCTCGGTGCAGATGCCGAGCGAGCTGCCGGACGGCGCGGTGGCGGAGCTGACCGTCGGGCAGTACCGCACGCCGGGCGGCAAGGGCGTGGAGGGCCGGGGGATCACCCCGGACGTGGTGGTCGGTGCGGGGGCCCTGGATCGGGCCGAGACGGTATTGAGTGGCCTCGGGGGTGGGTCGTAG
- the ftsX gene encoding permease-like cell division protein FtsX has product MRAQFVLSEIGVGLRRNLTMTFAVVVSVALSLALFGGALLLREQVSTMKDYWYDKVNVSIFLCNKNDAVDMPKCSNGAVTDAQKKEIDQDLKKMAAVDTVTFETVDQAYKHYQDQFGDTPMAGNITPDQMQESFRVKLKDPEKYKVVATAFAGRAGVQSVQDQRSILDNLFELMNGMNVAALCVMFLMLIIALMLIVNTVRVSAFSRRRETGIMRLVGASGFYIQMPFIMEAAFAGLIGGLLACALLIGARYFLIDAGLSLQSKLNLIDFIGWDAVITKLPLVLAIGLLMPAVAALVALRKYLKV; this is encoded by the coding sequence ATGCGCGCCCAGTTCGTCCTGTCGGAGATCGGCGTCGGCCTCCGGCGCAACCTCACGATGACCTTCGCCGTCGTGGTCTCCGTCGCCCTCTCGCTCGCCCTGTTCGGGGGCGCGCTGCTGCTCCGTGAGCAGGTCAGCACGATGAAGGACTACTGGTACGACAAGGTCAACGTCTCCATCTTCCTGTGCAACAAGAACGACGCCGTGGACATGCCCAAGTGTTCCAACGGTGCCGTGACGGACGCGCAGAAGAAGGAAATCGATCAGGACCTCAAGAAGATGGCGGCCGTCGACACCGTCACCTTCGAGACGGTCGACCAGGCGTACAAGCACTACCAGGACCAGTTCGGCGACACCCCGATGGCGGGCAACATCACGCCCGACCAGATGCAGGAGTCCTTCCGCGTCAAGCTCAAGGACCCGGAGAAGTACAAGGTCGTCGCGACCGCCTTCGCCGGCCGGGCCGGGGTGCAGTCCGTCCAGGACCAGAGATCGATCCTGGACAACCTCTTCGAGTTGATGAACGGCATGAACGTGGCGGCCCTGTGCGTCATGTTCCTGATGCTGATCATCGCGTTGATGCTGATCGTCAACACCGTCCGGGTGTCGGCGTTCAGCCGGAGACGCGAGACCGGCATCATGCGGCTCGTCGGCGCCTCGGGGTTCTACATCCAGATGCCGTTCATCATGGAAGCGGCCTTCGCCGGGCTGATCGGCGGTCTGCTGGCCTGTGCTCTGCTGATAGGCGCCCGCTACTTCCTCATCGACGCCGGCCTCTCCCTGCAGAGCAAGCTGAACCTGATCGACTTCATCGGCTGGGACGCGGTCATCACCAAACTGCCTCTTGTCCTCGCGATCGGGCTCCTGATGCCCGCAGTTGCGGCGCTCGTCGCGCTCCGCAAGTACCTCAAGGTGTGA
- the ftsE gene encoding cell division ATP-binding protein FtsE produces MIRFDNVSKTYPKQSRPALRDVSLDIEKGEFVFLVGSSGSGKSTFMRLILREERASLGQVHVLGKDLARLSNWKVPQMRRQLGTVFQDFRLLPNKTVAENVAFAQEVIGKPRGEIRKAVPQVLDLVGLGGKEDRMPGELSGGEQQRVAIARAFVNRPMLLIADEPTGNLDPQTSVGIMKLLDRINRTGTTVIMATHDQNIVDQMRKRVIELEQGRLVRDQTRGVYGYQH; encoded by the coding sequence GTGATCCGATTCGACAACGTCTCGAAGACCTACCCGAAGCAGAGCCGCCCCGCACTGCGCGATGTCTCACTCGACATCGAGAAGGGCGAGTTCGTCTTCCTGGTGGGCTCCTCGGGCTCCGGCAAGTCCACCTTCATGCGCCTGATCCTCCGTGAGGAGCGCGCGAGCCTGGGCCAAGTCCATGTGCTCGGCAAGGACCTGGCGCGCCTGTCCAACTGGAAGGTGCCCCAGATGCGCCGCCAACTGGGCACGGTGTTCCAGGACTTCCGCCTCCTCCCCAACAAGACCGTCGCCGAGAACGTGGCCTTCGCGCAGGAGGTCATCGGCAAGCCGCGCGGTGAGATCCGCAAGGCCGTGCCGCAGGTGCTCGACCTCGTGGGCCTCGGCGGCAAAGAGGACCGCATGCCCGGCGAGCTCTCCGGCGGTGAGCAGCAGCGCGTCGCCATCGCGCGGGCGTTCGTCAACCGGCCGATGCTGCTGATCGCCGACGAGCCGACCGGAAACCTCGACCCGCAGACCTCCGTGGGCATCATGAAGCTGCTGGACCGGATCAACCGGACCGGCACCACCGTGATCATGGCGACCCACGACCAGAACATCGTCGACCAGATGCGCAAGCGCGTCATCGAGCTGGAACAGGGCCGTCTCGTACGTGACCAGACGCGCGGCGTCTACGGCTACCAGCACTGA
- the prfB gene encoding peptide chain release factor 2, producing MAVVDISEELKSLSSTMGSIEAVLDLDSLRADIAVLEEQAAAPSLWDDPEAAQKITSKLSHLQAEVRKTETLRGRIDDLAVLFELAQDEGDADTLAEAETELESVRKALDEMEVRTLLSGEYDAREALVTIRAEAGGVDAADFAEKLQRMYLRWAERHNYKTEIYETAYAEEAGIKSTTFAIEVPYAYGTLSVEQGTHRLVRISPFDNQGRRQTSFAGVEVLPVVEQTDHIEIDESELRVDVYRSSGPGGQGVNTTDSAVRLTHLPTGIVVSCQNERSQIQNKASAMNVLQAKLLERRRQEEQARMNALKGDGGNSWGNQMRSYVLHPYQMVKDLRTEFEMGNPEAVFNGEIDGFIEAGIRWRKQGEK from the coding sequence GTGGCAGTCGTCGATATTTCCGAAGAGCTGAAGTCCCTCTCGTCCACCATGGGGTCGATCGAGGCCGTCCTGGACCTGGACTCCCTGAGGGCGGACATCGCCGTGCTCGAGGAGCAGGCGGCGGCGCCGTCCCTCTGGGACGACCCGGAGGCGGCCCAGAAGATCACCAGCAAGCTTTCCCACCTCCAGGCCGAGGTCCGCAAGACCGAGACGCTGCGCGGTCGCATCGACGACCTCGCGGTGCTCTTCGAGCTCGCCCAGGACGAGGGCGACGCGGACACTCTCGCCGAGGCCGAGACCGAGCTGGAATCGGTCCGCAAGGCACTCGACGAGATGGAGGTCCGCACCCTCCTCTCCGGCGAGTACGACGCGCGCGAGGCCCTGGTCACCATCCGCGCCGAGGCCGGTGGCGTCGACGCCGCCGACTTCGCCGAGAAGCTCCAGCGCATGTACCTGCGCTGGGCCGAGCGGCACAACTACAAGACCGAGATCTACGAGACGGCGTACGCCGAAGAGGCCGGCATCAAGTCGACCACCTTCGCGATCGAGGTCCCGTATGCCTACGGCACGCTCTCCGTCGAGCAGGGCACCCACCGGCTCGTCCGGATCTCGCCCTTCGACAACCAGGGCCGCCGTCAGACGTCCTTCGCGGGTGTCGAGGTGCTGCCCGTGGTCGAGCAGACCGACCACATCGAGATCGACGAGTCCGAGCTGCGCGTGGACGTGTACCGCTCCTCGGGCCCCGGCGGCCAGGGCGTCAACACCACCGACTCCGCGGTGCGACTGACCCACCTGCCGACCGGCATCGTCGTCTCCTGCCAGAACGAGCGCTCGCAGATCCAGAACAAGGCGTCCGCGATGAACGTCCTCCAGGCCAAGCTCCTCGAGCGACGCCGCCAGGAGGAGCAGGCGCGGATGAACGCGCTCAAGGGCGACGGCGGCAACTCCTGGGGCAACCAGATGCGTTCGTACGTCCTGCACCCGTACCAGATGGTCAAGGACCTTCGTACGGAGTTCGAGATGGGCAACCCCGAAGCGGTCTTCAACGGTGAGATCGACGGCTTCATCGAGGCGGGCATCCGCTGGCGGAAGCAGGGCGAGAAGTAA
- a CDS encoding serine/threonine-protein kinase: MARNIGSRYTAHQILGRGSAGTVWLGDGPEGPVAIKLLREDLASDQELVGRFVQERTALLGLDHPHVVAVHDLVVDGNDLALVMRLVRGTDLRTRLDRERRLAPEAAVAIVADVADGLAAAHAAGVVHRDVKPENILLDMEGPLGPGGSHPALLTDFGVAKLIDTPLRTRTTRIIGTPDYLAPEIVEGLPPRAAVDIYALATVLYELLAGFTPFGGGHPGAVLRRHVTETVVPLPGIPEELWQLLVQCLAKAPASRLRAGELGGRLRELLPMLAGIGPLEVDEPGEEETELRPEYDEQQYTPADAEPRRRGAVPLVTGSAPDSNRDTHTSMRVPGPEELAGGPLGTARAPRAPGRPRPGSARNKSAAVRKRRLTLGAVTVVLVAAVAVGGWLATSGDDAGATPQDSGSSAPDAP; the protein is encoded by the coding sequence TTGGCACGGAATATCGGCAGCCGGTACACCGCCCACCAGATCCTGGGGCGCGGCAGCGCCGGAACGGTGTGGCTCGGCGACGGGCCCGAGGGGCCCGTCGCCATCAAACTCCTCCGCGAGGACCTCGCGTCCGACCAGGAGCTCGTGGGCCGCTTCGTCCAGGAGCGCACCGCCCTGCTCGGCCTCGACCACCCGCACGTGGTCGCCGTCCACGACCTCGTCGTCGACGGCAACGACCTCGCCCTGGTCATGCGCCTGGTGCGCGGCACCGACCTGCGCACCCGGCTGGACCGCGAGCGCCGCCTCGCCCCCGAGGCCGCCGTCGCGATCGTCGCGGACGTGGCCGACGGACTCGCCGCCGCGCACGCCGCAGGAGTGGTCCACCGGGACGTGAAGCCGGAGAACATCCTGCTCGACATGGAGGGCCCGCTCGGCCCCGGGGGCTCGCACCCCGCACTCCTCACCGACTTCGGCGTCGCCAAGCTCATCGACACCCCGCTGCGCACCCGCACCACCCGGATCATCGGCACGCCCGACTACCTGGCACCCGAGATCGTCGAAGGGCTCCCGCCGCGCGCCGCCGTCGACATCTACGCCCTCGCCACCGTCCTCTACGAGCTGCTCGCCGGGTTCACCCCCTTCGGCGGCGGCCACCCCGGCGCGGTGCTGCGCCGGCACGTCACGGAGACCGTCGTCCCGCTCCCCGGCATCCCCGAGGAGCTGTGGCAGCTTCTGGTCCAGTGCCTGGCCAAGGCCCCCGCCTCCCGGCTGCGGGCCGGAGAGCTGGGCGGCCGGCTGCGGGAGCTGCTGCCGATGCTGGCGGGCATCGGGCCGCTGGAGGTGGACGAGCCGGGCGAAGAAGAAACGGAACTGCGCCCGGAGTACGACGAGCAGCAGTACACCCCCGCCGACGCGGAGCCGCGCCGCCGGGGCGCCGTACCGCTGGTCACCGGCTCGGCCCCCGACTCCAACCGGGACACCCACACCAGCATGCGCGTGCCCGGCCCCGAGGAACTGGCCGGCGGACCGCTCGGCACCGCCCGCGCCCCGCGCGCCCCCGGCCGCCCGCGCCCCGGCTCGGCCCGGAACAAGTCCGCCGCCGTCCGCAAGCGCCGCCTCACCCTGGGCGCGGTCACCGTAGTGCTCGTCGCGGCGGTCGCGGTGGGCGGCTGGCTGGCCACCAGCGGTGACGACGCGGGAGCGACCCCGCAGGACAGCGGCAGCTCCGCACCCGACGCACCCTGA
- a CDS encoding serine/threonine-protein kinase yields the protein MRPVGSKYLLEEPLGRGATGTVWRARQRETAGAEAAVAGQPGETVAIKVLKEELANDADVVMRFLRERSVLLRLTHENIVRTRDLVVEGDLLALVMDLVDGPDLHRYLRENGPLTPVAASLLTAQIADALAASHADGVVHRDLKPANVLLDERDGTMRPMLTDFGIARLADSPGLTRTHEFVGTPAYVAPESAEGRPQTSAVDIYGAGILLYELVTGRPPFAGGTALEVLHRHLSEEPRRPSTVPEPLWTVIERCLSKDPDRRPSAENLARALRTVAAGIGVHANSAQIAAADGVGALLAPDPAPAPVPETAGAADPTQVLPNSGAPFGAGGYDPNAATSVLQHGQFPGGPGGAADPTAVLPPVPQRPDGPPQQDPAHPWQSQLQAARDRNEQTQVQYLDPADDPLRRRPQRQQPPQQSPQQQQPRQQRPQHQQYPPQQQPPQHYQQQRQNYPQQQPQQGYAPQQYAPQQQPQQQPRQQQYAPPQQPQAPAPREPRQPRQRSANPMKIPGLGCLKGCLFTVVLLIVAGWLIWELTPLQDWVDQGKGYWEAIGDAIGSVKDWISDLGGGSA from the coding sequence GTGCGGCCCGTAGGCAGCAAGTACCTGCTCGAAGAGCCGCTCGGACGCGGCGCCACGGGCACCGTCTGGCGAGCGCGCCAGCGGGAGACCGCGGGGGCCGAGGCGGCCGTCGCGGGGCAGCCCGGCGAGACCGTGGCGATCAAGGTCCTCAAGGAGGAGCTCGCCAACGACGCCGATGTGGTGATGCGGTTCCTGCGGGAGCGCTCCGTGCTGCTCCGGCTCACCCACGAGAACATCGTGCGCACCCGCGACCTGGTGGTCGAAGGGGATCTCCTCGCCCTGGTCATGGACCTCGTCGACGGTCCCGACCTGCACCGCTACCTCCGGGAGAACGGCCCGCTGACCCCGGTCGCCGCCTCCTTGCTCACTGCACAGATCGCGGACGCGCTCGCCGCCAGCCACGCCGACGGGGTCGTCCACCGCGACCTGAAACCGGCCAACGTCCTGCTCGACGAGCGCGACGGCACCATGCGCCCGATGCTGACCGACTTCGGCATCGCCCGGCTCGCCGACTCCCCGGGGCTGACCCGCACCCACGAGTTCGTGGGCACGCCCGCGTACGTGGCCCCGGAGTCCGCCGAGGGCCGCCCGCAGACCTCCGCCGTCGACATCTACGGCGCCGGAATCCTGCTGTACGAGCTGGTCACCGGCCGCCCGCCGTTCGCCGGGGGCACCGCGCTCGAAGTGCTCCACCGCCACCTCAGCGAGGAGCCCCGTCGCCCTTCCACCGTCCCCGAGCCCCTGTGGACGGTCATCGAGCGCTGCCTGAGCAAGGACCCGGACCGGCGGCCGAGCGCCGAGAACCTGGCCCGGGCGCTGCGTACCGTCGCCGCCGGCATCGGCGTGCACGCCAACTCCGCGCAGATCGCCGCCGCCGACGGTGTCGGCGCGCTGCTCGCCCCGGACCCGGCGCCCGCCCCCGTACCGGAGACGGCCGGCGCGGCCGACCCCACGCAGGTGCTGCCGAACTCCGGCGCCCCCTTCGGCGCGGGCGGGTACGACCCGAACGCCGCCACCAGCGTCCTCCAGCACGGGCAGTTCCCCGGCGGCCCGGGCGGCGCGGCCGACCCCACCGCCGTGCTGCCGCCGGTGCCGCAGCGCCCGGACGGGCCGCCGCAGCAGGACCCCGCCCACCCGTGGCAGTCCCAGCTCCAGGCCGCGCGCGACCGCAACGAGCAGACCCAGGTCCAGTACCTCGACCCGGCCGACGACCCGCTGCGCCGGCGCCCCCAGCGCCAGCAGCCGCCGCAGCAGTCCCCGCAGCAACAGCAGCCCCGGCAGCAGCGCCCGCAGCATCAGCAGTACCCGCCGCAGCAGCAACCGCCGCAGCACTACCAGCAGCAGCGTCAGAACTACCCGCAGCAGCAGCCGCAGCAGGGTTACGCGCCCCAGCAGTACGCCCCGCAGCAGCAACCCCAGCAGCAGCCCAGGCAGCAGCAGTACGCACCCCCGCAGCAGCCGCAGGCACCCGCCCCCCGCGAGCCGCGCCAGCCCCGGCAGCGCAGCGCCAACCCGATGAAGATCCCCGGGCTCGGCTGCCTCAAGGGCTGCCTGTTCACCGTGGTGCTGCTCATCGTCGCGGGCTGGCTCATCTGGGAGTTGACGCCGCTTCAGGACTGGGTCGACCAGGGCAAGGGGTACTGGGAGGCGATCGGTGACGCCATCGGTTCGGTGAAGGACTGGATCTCCGACCTCGGCGGCGGCAGCGCCTGA